One genomic segment of Armatimonadota bacterium includes these proteins:
- a CDS encoding acetyl-CoA carboxylase biotin carboxyl carrier protein (composes the biotin carboxyl carrier protein subunit of the acetyl-CoA carboxylase complex, the enzyme that catalyzes the carboxylation of acetyl-CoA to malonyl-CoA, which in turn controls the rate of fatty acid metabolism): protein MGILPSVSKPPQAALVPFAVLLCTAATARRNPAAMPLLGFELEEIRRLLELARDEHLAEIRYCDGHRSIRIKAPRAAGTTAPPEHAATIPANAALRQIAAPTVPDDEPEVSSAGVMLTSPMVGIFYRADKPGAPPFIEVGHHIAAGQSIGVIEAMKIFSDVPAERGGTVLAIPAEDGALVQAGAPLVEILPDDGE, encoded by the coding sequence ATGGGTATACTGCCGAGTGTGTCGAAGCCGCCTCAGGCGGCTCTTGTTCCCTTTGCGGTGCTGCTCTGCACCGCGGCCACAGCGCGCCGAAACCCAGCCGCCATGCCCCTCCTTGGATTCGAACTGGAAGAGATTCGCCGCCTGTTGGAGCTTGCCCGAGACGAGCACCTGGCGGAAATCCGATACTGCGACGGACATCGATCGATCCGTATCAAGGCTCCCAGGGCGGCAGGCACCACTGCGCCGCCGGAGCATGCCGCCACCATTCCGGCCAACGCCGCTCTGCGGCAGATCGCGGCGCCCACGGTGCCCGACGACGAGCCGGAAGTATCCTCCGCCGGCGTAATGCTCACATCTCCCATGGTCGGCATCTTCTACAGAGCCGATAAACCGGGAGCGCCGCCTTTTATCGAGGTCGGGCATCACATCGCGGCCGGCCAATCCATCGGCGTCATAGAGGCGATGAAGATCTTTTCGGATGTGCCGGCCGAACGCGGCGGCACCGTCCTGGCGATTCCGGCTGAAGATGGCGCGCTGGTTCAGGCCGGCGCGCCGCTGGTTGAGATACTGCCGGACGATGGCGAGTGA
- a CDS encoding adenosine kinase, with translation MSSFDVFGMCNPLFDVQAEVSDALLADIGLQKGTMSLLEEAEGHTLLARVAEHIVNAEPGGSGANTMIGVAMLGGSACYTGKLADDERGRLYMQGMEDRGVTFAAPVGAGATGTCVVLLTPDAERTMGTFLGSCRSLAPPDVDVERLKSSRYLYATAYLWDTASQREAVTKAMLEARAGGTRVAFSLSDTFCVTRNKPEILALMKEHVNIVIGNEQEACTLTGEHDARRAAARLAEHADIAVVTQGANGSVIIEDGHAVTVPAYPATPVDTTGAGDVYAAGILHAVTHDLGLQCGAHIGGLLASRVVSKLGARLDEIPWSDVDRIVERYAA, from the coding sequence TTGTCCTCGTTTGATGTGTTCGGCATGTGCAATCCCTTGTTCGACGTGCAGGCGGAAGTCTCGGACGCACTGCTTGCCGACATCGGACTGCAAAAGGGCACGATGTCGCTTCTTGAAGAAGCCGAGGGGCACACGCTGCTTGCCCGCGTTGCGGAGCATATTGTCAATGCCGAGCCGGGTGGCTCAGGTGCGAACACGATGATCGGAGTTGCGATGCTTGGCGGCTCGGCATGCTATACCGGCAAGCTGGCGGATGACGAGCGCGGTCGCCTTTATATGCAGGGCATGGAAGATCGCGGCGTCACCTTCGCGGCTCCGGTCGGGGCCGGTGCCACGGGGACCTGTGTGGTGCTGTTGACGCCGGATGCGGAGCGCACAATGGGCACGTTCCTGGGAAGCTGCCGCTCGCTCGCGCCGCCGGACGTGGACGTGGAGCGGCTGAAGTCCAGCAGATACCTGTACGCCACCGCTTATCTTTGGGATACGGCGTCGCAGCGCGAAGCGGTTACAAAAGCCATGCTCGAGGCGCGTGCCGGCGGAACCCGGGTGGCCTTCAGCCTTTCCGACACGTTTTGCGTTACGCGGAACAAACCGGAGATTCTCGCGCTCATGAAGGAGCACGTAAACATTGTCATCGGCAACGAGCAAGAGGCCTGCACGCTTACCGGCGAGCACGACGCGCGCCGTGCGGCTGCCCGCCTGGCCGAGCACGCCGATATCGCGGTGGTGACGCAGGGCGCCAACGGATCGGTGATCATTGAGGACGGACACGCTGTAACCGTACCGGCATATCCCGCCACGCCCGTTGATACCACCGGCGCGGGCGACGTATACGCAGCAGGCATCCTTCACGCTGTCACGCACGACCTCGGACTTCAGTGTGGGGCACACATCGGCGGATTGCTGGCTTCGCGTGTGGTCAGTAAGCTGGGCGCGCGCCTCGACGAGATTCCGTGGTCGGATGTAGACCGTATCGTGGAGCGGTACGCGGCCTGA
- a CDS encoding SAM-dependent chlorinase/fluorinase, with product MTHPAVITLTTDFGLADPFVGVMKGAILRCATAARIVDITHAIPPQDVMAASWLLSSSVGWFPHGTVHVAVVDPGVGSARHALAIRCGTFFLVGPDNGIFTETLLQYPQLEAVVIEPEAIPVPAMSATFHGRDLFALAAAEIALGRPIRELGLSVSAADLVRLALPQRHATENAVAGFIRWIDRFGNLISDIVPELLDAALSRSGSGPLPAPRGPWLVTVGSCTVRGIRRTYTDVDTLEPIALFGSSGTLEVAVRNGSAAELAGIGIGEPIRLCRNLV from the coding sequence ATGACGCATCCAGCCGTTATAACACTCACCACCGATTTTGGGCTTGCCGATCCGTTCGTTGGTGTGATGAAGGGCGCCATCCTCAGATGCGCCACAGCGGCACGGATCGTAGACATCACGCACGCGATTCCGCCGCAGGATGTCATGGCTGCCAGCTGGTTGCTCTCCAGCTCCGTCGGCTGGTTTCCTCATGGCACGGTGCATGTGGCTGTTGTCGATCCGGGGGTTGGATCGGCCCGGCACGCACTGGCGATCCGGTGCGGCACGTTCTTCCTCGTCGGTCCCGACAATGGCATCTTCACCGAGACTCTTCTGCAATATCCGCAGCTTGAAGCAGTGGTCATCGAGCCCGAAGCAATACCTGTACCGGCGATGAGCGCCACCTTCCATGGCCGCGATCTGTTTGCTCTCGCCGCGGCGGAGATCGCTCTGGGCCGACCGATTCGGGAGCTGGGGCTATCGGTATCGGCCGCCGATCTGGTTCGGCTGGCGCTGCCACAACGGCATGCCACGGAAAACGCCGTGGCCGGTTTCATCCGATGGATAGACCGGTTCGGCAACCTGATTTCCGATATCGTGCCTGAGTTGCTGGATGCCGCGCTCAGCAGGTCCGGCTCCGGCCCGCTGCCCGCGCCACGCGGCCCCTGGCTGGTCACAGTCGGGTCGTGTACGGTGCGCGGCATTCGGCGTACATACACCGATGTCGACACTCTTGAGCCGATTGCCCTGTTCGGCAGCAGCGGCACGCTGGAGGTCGCCGTGCGAAACGGCTCTGCCGCCGAACTTGCGGGAATCGGAATCGGCGAACCGATCCGGCTGTGTCGCAACCTGGTTTGA
- a CDS encoding sigma-70 family RNA polymerase sigma factor — protein sequence MPCERTFIEDRDKPAAGVAHSTDPAIFQALWDRHWPAQYRFFRRRGLRAEEAEDLAGETLLAAFANLHQFEGRGRGQFEGRSCSVETWLGSIARRKLAAYLAGRSRLVTIDSVDGAGVIDAGHRGSGAGDHDRLPGDSANEPIRALLKRELAEETCDALISVGMRSETQFAALLLHYCCDLSHKDIAELWHVDSKTVNSRLQEGRKSLKRAIAAPLDG from the coding sequence ATGCCCTGCGAACGCACTTTCATCGAGGATCGCGACAAGCCCGCAGCGGGTGTAGCGCATTCGACCGACCCAGCGATATTTCAGGCTCTGTGGGACCGACACTGGCCGGCACAGTATCGCTTCTTCCGGCGCCGTGGCTTGCGGGCTGAAGAGGCGGAGGATCTGGCCGGCGAAACTCTTCTTGCGGCGTTTGCCAACCTGCATCAGTTTGAGGGGCGCGGCCGCGGCCAGTTTGAGGGGCGCTCGTGCTCCGTGGAAACCTGGCTGGGCTCCATTGCACGTCGAAAACTGGCGGCGTACCTCGCCGGGAGATCCCGGCTGGTGACGATCGACTCGGTCGATGGCGCCGGAGTAATCGACGCCGGCCATCGCGGTTCAGGCGCGGGCGACCATGATCGATTGCCGGGGGATTCGGCCAATGAGCCGATCCGCGCGCTGCTCAAGCGCGAGCTGGCGGAAGAGACGTGCGACGCGTTAATATCGGTTGGGATGCGCTCCGAAACGCAATTCGCTGCGCTATTGCTGCACTATTGCTGCGACCTTTCGCACAAGGATATTGCTGAGTTGTGGCACGTAGACAGCAAAACCGTGAACTCACGCCTGCAGGAAGGTCGCAAGAGTTTGAAGCGGGCGATCGCTGCGCCGCTTGATGGATGA
- a CDS encoding helix-turn-helix transcriptional regulator, with amino-acid sequence MMKNAHLENGSRPQSPQRRARMGERIKMASTHAGLSLKDLANRLGVKPDTVYQYVRGITTTPVRTLEQIASITGLPASYFDPDVPVTEVGTPDPAPAPGGGARSGPAIALPDRIQLEMGHLQSLAQAQNFPKRDRAAYMSSLEQLLALARAIQNKDQEAWSLWMLGCAQMEDNNLEKARELTDHAVQLFEEAGLSNYRDLASLDLSLILVHAGELEIAKEVLGPARQNEMANVRWRAECTLGSIWFREQNHGEAIRCYGRAAQISSELDPEVRQRDCIPQLMSHVADVVRATGHDDQALMLWAQCLQQAAGSRNAGLFLEALMEAAQCSFNVGNLGEAKQRLEMAVVLASFLFEDEARLSIARSLLAQVQVAIGAVPEAAESARQAVRVASRTRNTRSVIIATMMEAEASLAGGDWRGAIVRSTDALETAASSGRTREVSNIRELRARAWLCAHEAAVASGDRAAAVEARASALSEAQQALAVADSTDTVREAVAAHVTLARIYGASGDSAMAEEHARAAIETSNAGAVGLQRLLGQDVDETTRLLRLAGMEAPELFRGRKVSLPMLEWQAHYIAGESRAAQLGPGEAFEDMRAAAEAIDLITSSLTRREAHKFQAAHQDARQVFQKLAAFAITDGEQKEAARLLRRAHWASDDGGPKAISGSS; translated from the coding sequence ATGATGAAGAATGCTCACCTTGAAAACGGCAGCCGTCCGCAGAGTCCGCAGCGACGCGCGCGCATGGGCGAGCGCATCAAGATGGCCTCAACACATGCCGGGCTCAGCCTGAAAGACCTGGCGAACAGGCTGGGCGTTAAGCCCGACACCGTGTACCAGTATGTGCGAGGCATTACAACAACGCCGGTTCGCACTCTGGAACAGATCGCCAGCATCACCGGTCTGCCGGCCAGCTACTTCGACCCGGATGTTCCGGTTACCGAGGTAGGTACGCCGGATCCGGCGCCCGCGCCCGGCGGCGGAGCGCGAAGTGGGCCGGCGATTGCACTGCCCGATCGCATCCAATTGGAAATGGGGCACCTCCAGAGCCTCGCGCAGGCTCAGAACTTCCCCAAGCGTGACCGTGCGGCCTATATGTCGTCGTTGGAGCAGTTGTTGGCGTTGGCCCGCGCGATTCAGAACAAGGATCAGGAGGCATGGAGCCTCTGGATGCTCGGATGCGCGCAAATGGAAGATAACAACCTGGAGAAGGCGCGGGAGCTGACCGACCATGCCGTCCAGTTGTTCGAGGAAGCCGGCTTATCCAACTACCGCGACCTTGCGTCACTCGACCTGTCGCTGATACTCGTTCATGCCGGTGAACTGGAAATTGCGAAAGAGGTGCTCGGTCCAGCTCGCCAAAACGAGATGGCGAACGTAAGGTGGCGTGCCGAGTGTACGTTGGGCAGCATCTGGTTTCGGGAACAAAACCACGGCGAGGCCATTCGATGCTATGGGCGGGCTGCACAGATCAGCAGCGAACTTGATCCCGAAGTCCGGCAGCGCGATTGCATTCCGCAGCTGATGTCTCACGTTGCGGACGTGGTTCGCGCCACCGGACACGACGATCAAGCGCTGATGCTCTGGGCGCAGTGCCTGCAGCAGGCAGCCGGATCTCGAAATGCCGGTTTGTTCCTCGAGGCTCTGATGGAGGCTGCCCAGTGTTCGTTCAACGTGGGCAATCTGGGCGAAGCAAAACAGCGGCTGGAGATGGCTGTGGTGCTTGCCAGCTTCCTGTTTGAGGACGAGGCGCGGCTAAGCATAGCGCGGTCACTGCTGGCGCAGGTGCAGGTGGCGATTGGAGCGGTGCCTGAGGCGGCCGAAAGCGCGCGCCAGGCTGTACGCGTGGCTTCCCGGACGCGAAACACGCGGAGCGTGATAATTGCCACGATGATGGAGGCTGAGGCCAGCCTGGCGGGTGGCGACTGGCGAGGAGCCATTGTGCGGTCGACGGACGCGCTGGAAACGGCCGCCAGTAGTGGGAGAACGCGAGAGGTCTCAAACATTCGCGAACTGCGGGCGCGAGCGTGGCTGTGCGCGCACGAGGCAGCAGTTGCCTCCGGCGATCGTGCGGCCGCCGTTGAGGCGCGGGCGAGCGCGCTATCCGAAGCCCAGCAGGCGCTGGCTGTTGCCGACAGCACCGACACGGTTCGCGAGGCGGTTGCGGCACACGTCACGCTGGCGCGGATCTATGGGGCGTCCGGAGACTCAGCGATGGCAGAGGAGCATGCGCGTGCGGCGATCGAAACCTCGAATGCCGGCGCAGTTGGACTCCAGCGACTGCTGGGACAGGACGTGGACGAGACGACGCGTCTGCTGCGCCTGGCTGGCATGGAAGCGCCGGAGCTGTTTCGTGGCCGTAAGGTGTCACTGCCGATGTTGGAGTGGCAGGCGCACTATATCGCGGGCGAATCCAGAGCGGCGCAATTGGGTCCCGGTGAAGCGTTTGAGGATATGCGCGCGGCAGCCGAAGCCATCGACCTGATTACATCCAGCCTGACACGGCGGGAGGCACACAAATTCCAGGCCGCGCATCAGGACGCCAGGCAGGTTTTTCAAAAGCTGGCCGCGTTCGCGATTACCGATGGCGAGCAGAAAGAGGCGGCACGCCTCCTCCGCAGGGCGCACTGGGCAAGCGATGACGGCGGGCCGAAAGCAATATCAGGGTCCAGCTGA
- a CDS encoding sulfurtransferase — translation MLEEQTESGNRRAEHLIEPAELAERIRAGSAGLRIADMRGEVRLTETPSGDQKAEYLGNRDAWLNGHIPGAIYLDWTRDIADENDPIPAQVASPAKLQAVFGAAGVDDSTEVVAYDAHPASQFATRLWWVLRYCGHSRVRVLNGGWNRWVAEGYPVERSIPAPDPRVFPVHLHPEWRSTADDVRASLGQTGVVLVDARDSGQYAGTIRRDGRAGHIPGARSLPRERLTDDRGCFRSEAELREAVRHAGIDTQHRIIAYCNGGIAATAALFALSMLGAHNLSDYDGSWNEWGAREELPVEGPG, via the coding sequence ATGCTAGAGGAGCAGACCGAGTCCGGGAACAGGCGCGCTGAGCATCTGATCGAACCGGCAGAACTGGCGGAGCGCATCCGCGCAGGCAGTGCCGGCCTACGAATTGCGGACATGCGTGGTGAGGTTCGCCTTACAGAAACTCCGTCCGGCGATCAGAAGGCCGAGTATCTGGGAAACCGGGATGCCTGGCTCAACGGCCACATTCCCGGCGCAATCTACCTGGACTGGACGCGCGATATAGCGGACGAAAACGATCCGATCCCAGCACAGGTCGCATCGCCGGCGAAGCTTCAGGCCGTGTTCGGCGCAGCCGGCGTGGATGACAGCACCGAGGTCGTGGCATACGATGCGCACCCGGCATCCCAGTTCGCCACACGGTTGTGGTGGGTGCTTCGGTACTGCGGCCACAGCCGTGTGCGCGTGCTAAACGGCGGCTGGAATCGCTGGGTCGCCGAGGGGTATCCGGTTGAGCGGTCCATTCCGGCGCCGGACCCGAGGGTTTTTCCGGTTCACCTGCACCCGGAGTGGCGAAGCACGGCGGACGATGTGCGAGCTTCACTGGGCCAAACCGGCGTGGTTCTGGTGGATGCTCGCGACAGCGGCCAGTACGCCGGTACGATCCGCCGCGATGGTCGGGCCGGCCACATCCCCGGCGCCCGGAGCTTGCCGCGTGAAAGGCTTACCGATGATCGTGGTTGTTTCCGATCTGAGGCCGAACTGCGGGAGGCGGTGCGGCATGCCGGCATTGATACGCAGCACCGCATTATCGCGTATTGCAATGGAGGTATCGCGGCAACCGCGGCCCTATTTGCCCTTTCTATGCTCGGCGCCCACAACCTCTCCGACTACGACGGATCCTGGAACGAGTGGGGCGCTCGCGAAGAGTTGCCGGTGGAGGGGCCAGGCTAG
- the eno gene encoding phosphopyruvate hydratase, which produces MTLVIDDVSAREILDSRGNPTIEVDVYLEDGTMGRASVPSGASTGAHEAIELRDGDTSRYGGKGVLTAVEIVNEKLGPEIVDMSAMNQRRIDQRLLDLDGTDSKSAMGANALLGISLAVARAAAAALGMPLFKYLGGVNSCALPVPLMNILNGGRHASSNVDLQEFMIAPAGAASFSEALRMGSEVFHALRKVLSHRGLSTGYGDEGGFAPNLESNEEALQLISQAITDAGYKAGGDIYIALDPAATEFYDAADQTYHLKGEGKTYTSAELVDQYARWIDHYPILSLEDGLAEDDWEGWHLLTERLGSHVQLVGDDLFVTNRTRLARGIAEHTANSILIKVNQIGTLTETLDTMEMAKRAGYTAVISHRSGETEDTTIADIAVATNAGQIKTGAPNRTDRVAKYNQLLRIEEALGETAEYPGRSAFYSLR; this is translated from the coding sequence ATGACGCTTGTTATTGATGACGTTTCTGCCCGTGAAATCCTCGATTCTCGCGGAAACCCCACCATTGAGGTGGATGTGTATCTTGAAGACGGAACCATGGGTCGGGCGTCGGTACCCAGTGGCGCATCGACGGGCGCGCACGAAGCCATCGAACTCCGCGACGGCGATACGTCGCGTTATGGCGGCAAGGGGGTGTTAACGGCAGTTGAGATTGTAAATGAGAAGCTGGGACCCGAAATCGTGGATATGTCGGCGATGAACCAGCGTCGCATCGACCAGCGCCTTTTGGATCTGGACGGAACCGACAGTAAGTCGGCGATGGGTGCAAACGCCCTGCTCGGAATATCACTTGCCGTAGCGCGGGCGGCCGCGGCCGCTCTGGGGATGCCGCTGTTCAAGTACCTGGGCGGCGTCAACAGCTGCGCGCTGCCGGTGCCCCTGATGAACATCCTGAACGGTGGCCGACATGCATCCAGCAACGTGGATCTTCAGGAGTTTATGATCGCGCCGGCCGGCGCCGCGAGCTTCTCGGAAGCGCTTCGGATGGGATCTGAGGTGTTCCACGCACTTCGCAAAGTGCTATCTCATCGCGGCCTGTCGACCGGGTATGGCGATGAGGGTGGATTTGCCCCAAACCTCGAGAGCAATGAGGAGGCGCTGCAGTTGATCAGCCAGGCCATAACCGACGCCGGCTACAAAGCAGGCGGCGATATCTACATCGCATTGGATCCGGCCGCCACGGAATTCTACGATGCGGCTGACCAGACGTATCACCTGAAGGGTGAGGGCAAAACGTATACGAGCGCCGAGTTGGTGGACCAGTATGCGCGCTGGATTGACCACTATCCGATCCTGTCGCTGGAGGACGGTCTGGCTGAGGACGACTGGGAGGGCTGGCATCTCCTCACGGAACGGCTTGGCAGCCACGTACAACTGGTTGGTGACGATCTGTTTGTTACAAACCGCACGCGGCTCGCGCGCGGCATCGCAGAACATACGGCCAACAGCATCCTGATCAAAGTCAACCAGATCGGCACTCTCACAGAGACGCTGGACACGATGGAGATGGCGAAGCGGGCGGGCTATACTGCCGTGATCTCACATCGTTCCGGCGAGACAGAGGACACGACAATCGCGGACATCGCCGTCGCGACGAACGCCGGGCAGATCAAGACCGGGGCGCCAAATCGCACCGACCGGGTGGCGAAATACAACCAGCTTCTACGGATTGAAGAGGCATTGGGTGAAACCGCCGAGTATCCGGGTCGATCGGCGTTCTACAGCCTCCGGTAA
- a CDS encoding PQQ-binding-like beta-propeller repeat protein: protein MKKISLCLLLLAVVVLMAASGCGGGSSAVSRSARRSVVITIHWPANTRVIPAAAQSITVAISQTGQQTQTKTAIRPTGSNSSSLSFNNLAVGAATITATAYPNSNGTGVAQGVGTGIVQVQPNTSVTASLTMASTITQLKLVGAAPSGSVGLPIALAVSALDASNNVVITGLSDWKWQAPATGALTPTGSTAQFEAFAGGNVSITATETDSGKSVLIPVTVSPGTPALAATGWPKFHGDVLNSGRSAGVGGSGSVSWQFHAGGSIQSPPAVSFNGDIVFACEDGYFYDLNRDGTLHWKTLLGGVSQSGPAVAGTGVVYVGANDGKLYALNAFTGAIRWTFQANDKIIGPVNVGPDGTIYFGAGTADRHLYALTPAGVKKWAAPVGNSVRGGALIDANGNLYFGSDDGSLYALNSSGVQLWAFKTGGAVEDTPAWNSTTGDVVFGSDDGFLYSVTPGGTLAWKFQTGDANSASPAIGPHGDVYAGSADHNIYAVSATGASEWQTLTGDVVTCSPAVDGAGNIYVASDDHILYALNPSGVVMWKVVCGDLDTSSPAIGADGTVYVGTDSPDLGEPNTTGVSNTLFAIH from the coding sequence ATGAAGAAAATCTCTCTCTGCCTCCTTTTGCTTGCCGTTGTTGTGCTGATGGCCGCTTCAGGCTGCGGTGGTGGCTCAAGCGCCGTCTCGCGCAGCGCGCGGCGCTCGGTGGTGATTACCATCCACTGGCCGGCAAACACGCGCGTTATACCGGCCGCGGCGCAGAGCATCACCGTCGCCATATCGCAGACCGGGCAGCAAACGCAAACCAAGACTGCCATCCGGCCCACCGGCAGCAACTCATCGTCGTTGAGCTTTAACAATCTGGCGGTCGGCGCGGCTACGATCACTGCCACGGCCTATCCCAATTCCAACGGAACCGGGGTGGCGCAGGGCGTTGGTACCGGCATCGTGCAGGTGCAGCCAAACACCTCCGTCACCGCGTCGCTCACCATGGCCAGCACAATCACGCAGTTGAAGCTGGTAGGCGCCGCGCCAAGTGGATCGGTGGGTTTGCCGATCGCGCTCGCCGTGTCGGCGCTGGATGCCTCGAACAACGTGGTTATCACGGGCCTTAGCGACTGGAAGTGGCAGGCGCCCGCCACGGGAGCGCTCACACCCACCGGCAGCACCGCACAGTTTGAGGCTTTTGCCGGCGGAAACGTCAGCATAACCGCTACAGAGACCGATTCGGGCAAGAGTGTTTTGATTCCGGTAACCGTTTCGCCGGGCACTCCCGCCCTTGCGGCCACGGGTTGGCCGAAGTTCCACGGCGACGTGCTCAATTCGGGCCGATCCGCCGGCGTAGGTGGCTCGGGATCGGTATCGTGGCAGTTCCACGCGGGCGGATCCATTCAATCTCCGCCGGCCGTAAGTTTCAATGGTGACATAGTCTTCGCGTGCGAAGACGGCTACTTCTACGACCTGAACCGGGATGGCACGCTTCACTGGAAGACGCTGCTTGGTGGCGTGAGCCAGAGTGGGCCTGCTGTCGCCGGTACCGGGGTGGTATACGTTGGCGCCAACGATGGCAAACTCTATGCTCTCAACGCCTTCACCGGCGCGATCCGGTGGACGTTCCAGGCGAACGACAAGATCATCGGCCCGGTGAACGTTGGTCCGGATGGCACGATCTACTTCGGCGCCGGCACGGCAGACAGGCACCTGTACGCGCTTACACCGGCGGGCGTCAAGAAGTGGGCGGCGCCTGTGGGCAATAGCGTTCGCGGTGGCGCTCTCATCGACGCAAACGGGAATCTCTACTTTGGAAGTGATGATGGCTCGCTCTACGCTCTGAACTCCTCTGGGGTGCAGTTGTGGGCATTCAAGACCGGTGGCGCCGTAGAGGATACACCGGCCTGGAACAGCACCACGGGCGACGTGGTATTTGGCAGCGATGACGGCTTCCTGTATTCGGTGACGCCGGGCGGCACGCTGGCATGGAAGTTCCAGACGGGCGACGCCAACTCGGCAAGCCCGGCAATAGGCCCGCATGGCGATGTGTATGCCGGCTCAGCCGATCACAATATCTACGCGGTTTCTGCCACGGGCGCTTCCGAGTGGCAAACGCTCACCGGAGATGTGGTCACCTGCTCACCGGCCGTCGATGGCGCCGGCAACATCTACGTTGCCAGTGACGACCACATTCTCTACGCTCTCAATCCCTCGGGCGTGGTGATGTGGAAGGTGGTCTGCGGCGATCTGGATACCTCATCGCCGGCGATCGGCGCGGACGGCACCGTCTACGTTGGCACCGATTCGCCCGACCTGGGTGAGCCCAATACCACCGGCGTATCGAATACGCTGTTCGCCATCCACTGA
- a CDS encoding sulfite exporter TauE/SafE family protein: MTPLDYLLLFAAAFAGGAVNAVAGGGTLLTFPSLLWAGLPARVANAVSTAALWPGQLSSLWGYRKQLRGAGLAVAVMFLPSMIGGAAGALLLIKTSNGAFERIVPWLILLATCLFLAQEPISRAVLRRRATNAADGSEPSDAPRPSVRWLMVAVFQVFVATYGGYFGAGIGIVMLAVLALMGLQNIHQMNGVKAVNALTINAVATCLFISQGLINWRLAAWMAVGSILGGYLGAGLAQRAGQRAVRRTIIVIGLGLAVALFVQSAYNGAHGVDRKQHTSKPSGRG, from the coding sequence ATGACACCCCTCGACTATCTGCTGCTATTTGCCGCCGCATTCGCGGGCGGAGCGGTCAACGCCGTCGCGGGTGGCGGAACGCTGCTTACGTTTCCGTCACTGTTATGGGCCGGTCTGCCTGCCCGAGTGGCCAATGCAGTGAGCACGGCCGCGTTGTGGCCGGGTCAGCTAAGTTCGCTGTGGGGCTACCGAAAGCAGCTTCGGGGCGCCGGGCTGGCCGTCGCGGTGATGTTTCTGCCCTCCATGATCGGTGGGGCGGCCGGCGCGCTGCTGCTCATCAAGACATCAAATGGCGCGTTCGAGCGGATTGTGCCGTGGTTGATCTTGCTGGCAACATGTCTGTTCCTGGCGCAGGAGCCGATAAGCCGGGCCGTATTGCGACGGCGCGCTACCAACGCTGCCGACGGTTCTGAACCATCGGATGCGCCGCGCCCGTCAGTGCGGTGGCTGATGGTCGCGGTTTTTCAGGTGTTTGTAGCAACCTATGGCGGCTATTTCGGCGCCGGCATCGGCATCGTGATGCTGGCGGTTCTGGCGCTCATGGGGCTTCAGAATATTCATCAGATGAACGGCGTCAAGGCCGTGAACGCGCTAACGATCAACGCCGTGGCAACGTGCCTGTTTATCAGTCAGGGCCTGATTAACTGGAGGCTGGCGGCCTGGATGGCGGTGGGCAGCATACTTGGCGGCTATCTGGGCGCTGGGCTGGCGCAGCGCGCCGGGCAGCGAGCTGTACGGCGCACAATTATCGTCATTGGGTTAGGTTTGGCGGTGGCGCTTTTTGTACAGAGCGCTTATAATGGTGCCCATGGCGTCGACAGAAAGCAGCACACGTCAAAACCGTCCGGTCGGGGCTGA